In Janibacter alkaliphilus, the following proteins share a genomic window:
- a CDS encoding metalloregulator ArsR/SmtB family transcription factor, translated as MDERIAAAAELFKVLSSPVRLRVVHELTEGPRSVAELAAVVEASPTLMSQHLRVLRMAGLVDAEHEGRQRLYRIADEHVTHIVQDAVRHAAED; from the coding sequence GTGGACGAACGGATCGCTGCCGCCGCGGAGCTCTTCAAGGTGCTCTCCTCACCGGTGCGCCTGCGGGTCGTCCACGAGCTCACCGAGGGACCACGCAGCGTCGCCGAGCTGGCCGCGGTCGTGGAGGCCTCGCCGACCCTGATGTCCCAGCACCTGCGGGTGCTGCGGATGGCCGGCCTCGTCGACGCCGAGCACGAGGGTCGGCAGCGGCTCTACCGGATCGCCGACGAGCACGTGACGCACATCGTCCAGGACGCCGTCCGGCACGCCGCCGAGGACTGA
- a CDS encoding F0F1 ATP synthase subunit epsilon produces MSSLNVELVAADRKVWSGEASMVRARTAEGEIGIMPGHTPLLGVLIEGDVIIHATEGGDQTARIDGGFLSVDHDSVTIVAETVTDADA; encoded by the coding sequence GTGAGCTCGCTGAACGTCGAACTCGTCGCGGCCGACCGCAAGGTCTGGTCCGGCGAGGCCTCCATGGTCCGTGCCCGTACCGCCGAGGGTGAGATCGGCATCATGCCCGGCCACACCCCGCTGCTCGGGGTGCTCATCGAGGGCGACGTGATCATCCACGCCACCGAGGGCGGCGACCAGACCGCCCGGATCGACGGCGGCTTCCTCTCCGTCGACCACGACTCCGTGACGATCGTCGCCGAGACGGTGACCGACGCCGACGCCTGA
- the atpD gene encoding F0F1 ATP synthase subunit beta — MTATVPESAQDTQTPGGVGRISRVTGPVVDVEFAADEMPDPYNLLTTQVEVGGETKDLNLEVAQHIGDNMVRAISLQPTDGLVRGTQVRDSGGPISVPVGDATLGKVFNTTGVCLNLEEGETLEVNERWGIHRPAPAFDQLESKTAMFETGIKVIDLLTPYVQGGKIGLFGGAGVGKTVLIQEMIARVARDHGGVSVFAGVGERTREGNDLMVEMEEAGVLGQTALVFGQMDEPPGTRLRVALSALTMAEYFRDVQKQDVLLFIDNIFRFTQAGQEVSTLLGRMPSAVGYQPTLADEMGVLQERITSTRGHSITSMQAIYVPADDYTDPAPATTFAHLDATTELSREIASQGIYPAVDPLTSTSRILDPRYISHDHYATAVRVKSILQRNKELQDIIAILGIDELSEEDKLLVNRARRIQRFLSQNTYVAKQFTGIEGSTVPLSDTIEAFTKIADGEYDHVGEQAFFMCGGLDDVERQWAEIQKDL, encoded by the coding sequence ATGACTGCCACCGTTCCCGAGTCCGCGCAGGACACCCAGACCCCCGGCGGCGTCGGTCGCATCTCCCGGGTCACCGGCCCGGTCGTCGACGTCGAGTTCGCTGCCGACGAGATGCCCGACCCCTACAACCTGCTCACCACGCAGGTCGAGGTCGGCGGGGAGACCAAGGACCTCAACCTCGAGGTCGCCCAGCACATCGGCGACAACATGGTCCGGGCGATCTCGCTGCAGCCCACCGACGGCCTGGTCCGCGGCACCCAGGTGCGCGACAGCGGCGGCCCGATCTCCGTGCCGGTCGGCGACGCCACCCTCGGCAAGGTCTTCAACACCACCGGTGTCTGCCTCAACCTCGAGGAAGGCGAGACGCTGGAGGTCAACGAGCGGTGGGGGATCCACCGCCCGGCGCCCGCCTTCGACCAGCTCGAGTCCAAGACCGCGATGTTCGAGACCGGCATCAAGGTCATCGACCTGCTCACCCCCTACGTCCAGGGCGGCAAGATCGGCCTCTTCGGCGGCGCCGGCGTGGGCAAGACGGTGCTCATCCAGGAGATGATCGCCCGTGTCGCCCGCGACCACGGCGGTGTCTCGGTCTTCGCCGGTGTCGGCGAGCGCACCCGTGAGGGCAACGACCTCATGGTCGAGATGGAGGAGGCCGGCGTCCTCGGCCAGACCGCCCTGGTCTTCGGCCAGATGGACGAGCCGCCGGGCACCCGCCTGCGCGTCGCCCTCTCCGCGCTGACCATGGCGGAGTACTTCCGCGACGTGCAGAAGCAGGACGTGCTCCTCTTCATCGACAACATCTTCCGGTTCACCCAGGCCGGCCAGGAGGTCTCCACCCTGCTGGGCCGGATGCCGTCCGCGGTGGGCTACCAGCCGACCCTGGCCGACGAGATGGGCGTGCTGCAGGAGCGCATCACCTCGACCCGTGGTCACTCGATCACCTCGATGCAGGCGATCTACGTCCCCGCCGACGACTACACCGATCCGGCGCCGGCGACCACCTTCGCCCACCTCGACGCGACCACCGAGCTGAGCCGTGAGATCGCCTCGCAGGGCATCTACCCGGCCGTGGACCCGCTCACCTCGACGAGCCGGATCCTCGACCCGCGGTACATCAGCCACGACCACTACGCCACCGCGGTGCGCGTGAAGTCGATCCTGCAGCGCAACAAGGAGCTGCAGGACATCATCGCGATCCTCGGCATCGACGAGCTCTCCGAGGAGGACAAGCTCCTCGTCAACCGGGCCCGCCGGATCCAGCGGTTCCTGTCGCAGAACACCTACGTGGCCAAGCAGTTCACCGGCATCGAGGGCTCGACCGTCCCGCTGAGCGACACCATCGAGGCCTTCACCAAGATCGCCGACGGCGAGTACGACCACGTCGGCGAGCAGGCCTTCTTCATGTGCGGTGGCCTCGACGACGTCGAGCGCCAGTGGGCGGAGATCCAGAAGGACCTCTGA
- a CDS encoding protein meaA: MRTYAGHSSAAASNALYRRNLAKGQTGLSVAFDLPTQTGYDPDHVLSRGEVGKVGVPISHIGDMRQLFAEIPLGEMNTSMTINATAMYMLAMYQVAAEEQAETAGEPVEEIVQRLAGTTQNDIIKEYLSRGTYVFPPGPSMRLITDMVNYTVEAIPKWNPTNICSYHLQEAGATPVQEIAYAMSTAIAVLDEVRASGVVPPEEFGKVVARISFFVNAGVRFVEEMCKMRAFVELWDELTRDRYGVTEAKQRRFRYGVQVNSLGLTEAQPENNVQRILIEMLAVTMSKDARARAVQLPAWNEALGLPRPWDQQWSLRMQQVLAYETDLLEYDDLFTGSTVVEAKVAELVAGAKAEIDRIQEMGGAVPAVESGYMKSALVASHALRRQRIEAGEDIIVGVNKYETTEPNPLTADLDTAIQTVDAGVEAAAVEAVRAWREQRDGDPAKQERARAALSRLQEAAGTDENLMEASLECARAEVTVGEWAQALRDVFGEFRAPTGVSGSVGVGDGADASLTAVRERVRATEAELGERLRVLVGKPGLDGHSNGAEQIAVRARDAGFEVVYQGIRLTPDQIVSAAVAEDVHLVGVSILSGSHMELVPDVISGLADQGADDLPVIVGGIIPESDAARLTEMGVAAVFTPKDFGLNDIMSRFVEIIRASRGLPAEVGEAVTAG; the protein is encoded by the coding sequence ATGCGGACCTACGCCGGGCACTCCAGCGCGGCCGCCTCCAACGCGCTCTACCGGCGCAACCTGGCCAAGGGCCAGACCGGGCTCTCGGTCGCCTTCGACCTGCCGACCCAGACCGGCTACGACCCGGACCACGTGCTCTCCCGCGGCGAGGTCGGCAAGGTCGGCGTGCCGATCAGCCACATCGGCGACATGCGTCAGCTCTTCGCCGAGATCCCGCTCGGCGAGATGAACACCTCGATGACGATCAACGCCACCGCGATGTACATGCTCGCGATGTACCAGGTGGCCGCCGAGGAGCAGGCCGAGACCGCCGGTGAGCCGGTCGAGGAGATCGTGCAGCGGCTGGCCGGGACCACCCAGAACGACATCATCAAGGAGTACCTCAGCCGCGGGACGTACGTCTTCCCGCCCGGACCCTCGATGCGGCTGATCACCGATATGGTCAACTACACGGTCGAGGCCATCCCGAAGTGGAACCCGACCAACATCTGCAGCTACCACCTGCAGGAGGCCGGGGCGACCCCCGTGCAGGAGATCGCCTACGCGATGAGCACCGCGATCGCCGTCCTCGACGAGGTGCGCGCCAGCGGGGTGGTGCCGCCGGAGGAGTTCGGCAAGGTGGTCGCCCGGATCTCCTTCTTCGTCAACGCCGGCGTGCGCTTCGTCGAGGAGATGTGCAAGATGCGCGCCTTCGTCGAGCTGTGGGACGAGCTGACCCGCGACCGCTACGGGGTGACCGAGGCCAAGCAGCGCCGCTTCCGCTACGGCGTCCAGGTCAACAGCCTGGGCCTGACCGAGGCGCAGCCGGAGAACAACGTCCAGCGCATCCTCATCGAGATGCTCGCCGTGACGATGAGCAAGGACGCCCGCGCCCGCGCCGTGCAGCTGCCCGCGTGGAACGAGGCGCTCGGCCTGCCCCGGCCGTGGGACCAGCAGTGGAGCCTGCGGATGCAGCAGGTGCTCGCCTACGAGACCGACCTGCTCGAGTACGACGACCTCTTCACCGGCTCCACCGTCGTCGAGGCGAAGGTGGCCGAGCTCGTCGCCGGGGCGAAGGCGGAGATCGACCGGATCCAGGAGATGGGCGGGGCGGTGCCGGCGGTCGAGTCCGGCTACATGAAGTCGGCGCTGGTCGCCTCGCACGCCCTGCGCCGCCAGCGGATCGAGGCCGGCGAGGACATCATCGTCGGGGTCAACAAGTACGAGACCACCGAGCCGAACCCGCTGACCGCCGACCTGGACACGGCGATCCAGACGGTCGACGCCGGTGTCGAGGCCGCCGCCGTCGAGGCGGTCCGTGCCTGGCGCGAGCAGCGGGACGGCGACCCGGCCAAGCAGGAGCGCGCCCGGGCGGCGCTGAGCCGGCTCCAGGAGGCCGCCGGCACGGACGAGAACCTCATGGAGGCCTCGTTGGAGTGCGCCCGCGCCGAGGTGACCGTGGGGGAGTGGGCGCAGGCGCTGCGCGACGTCTTCGGAGAGTTCCGGGCGCCGACCGGGGTGAGCGGGTCGGTCGGGGTCGGTGACGGCGCCGACGCCAGCCTGACCGCGGTGCGCGAGCGGGTGCGGGCCACCGAGGCCGAGCTTGGCGAGCGGCTGCGGGTGCTCGTCGGCAAGCCCGGCCTGGACGGGCACAGCAACGGCGCCGAGCAGATCGCCGTCCGGGCACGCGACGCCGGCTTCGAGGTGGTCTACCAGGGGATCCGGCTCACCCCCGACCAGATCGTCTCGGCGGCGGTCGCCGAGGACGTCCACCTCGTCGGCGTCTCGATCCTCTCCGGGTCGCACATGGAGCTCGTCCCCGACGTCATCTCCGGCCTGGCCGACCAGGGCGCGGACGACCTGCCGGTCATCGTCGGCGGCATCATCCCCGAGTCCGACGCCGCCCGGCTCACCGAGATGGGCGTCGCCGCCGTCTTCACGCCGAAGGACTTCGGGCTCAACGACATCATGTCCCGCTTCGTCGAGATCATCCGCGCCTCGCGCGGTCTGCCGGCCGAGGTGGGCGAGGCCGTCACGGCGGGCTGA
- a CDS encoding DUF2550 family protein, which yields MSTLQLTEILLAAGCLLVLAWLALILVRRRRIGALGPIALCAVRLPGRPRWRLGLLRLGPEGLGWFSVTGVTTRPRLLWPRDDLEISTPQDEQVSVPGLERPVAISLHGPAGHLADLAVERQVYFTVRSWLESAPPGHGVNVA from the coding sequence ATGTCCACCCTGCAGCTGACGGAGATCCTCCTCGCTGCGGGGTGCCTGCTGGTGCTGGCCTGGCTGGCGCTGATCCTGGTCCGCCGCCGTCGGATCGGGGCGCTCGGGCCGATCGCGCTGTGCGCGGTGCGTCTGCCCGGGCGGCCGCGCTGGCGGCTGGGTCTGCTGCGGCTGGGGCCCGAGGGGCTCGGCTGGTTCAGCGTCACCGGGGTGACCACGCGGCCTCGGCTGCTGTGGCCGCGCGACGACCTCGAGATCAGCACCCCGCAGGACGAGCAGGTCAGCGTGCCCGGCCTGGAGCGGCCGGTGGCGATCAGCCTGCACGGTCCCGCCGGGCACCTGGCCGACCTGGCCGTCGAGCGACAGGTCTACTTCACGGTGCGCTCCTGGCTGGAGTCCGCGCCGCCCGGGCACGGCGTCAACGTCGCCTGA
- a CDS encoding STAS domain-containing protein, whose product MSAAAILLEEEATTTVSITVPFDVHHAPDLRHQLIAAIRQGSGPLVIDLSGTTVRDSTGFATLLSSHVRASHAGRALRFSGADARTRRLLWRSRMGRLLVD is encoded by the coding sequence ATGAGTGCAGCAGCCATCCTCCTCGAGGAGGAGGCCACCACCACGGTGAGCATCACCGTGCCCTTCGACGTGCACCACGCGCCGGATCTGAGGCACCAGCTCATCGCGGCGATCCGCCAGGGGAGCGGGCCGCTGGTGATCGACCTGAGCGGGACGACGGTGCGCGACTCCACCGGCTTCGCCACCTTGCTCTCCTCGCACGTGCGGGCCTCGCACGCCGGGCGCGCGCTGCGCTTCTCCGGGGCCGACGCCCGCACCCGCCGGCTGCTGTGGCGCTCCCGCATGGGCCGCCTCCTCGTCGACTGA
- a CDS encoding cob(I)yrinic acid a,c-diamide adenosyltransferase yields the protein MVNLTKIYTRTGDEGTTALGDFSRTAKTDPRLAAYADANEANAAIGVAVAGGGLDEDVVATLTRVQNDLFDLGADLSTPLRQDPPHPPLRVRQQWIDELEADCDRYLERLEPLRSFILPGGTPAAAQLHVATTVVRRAERSAWAAREAYGTDEADDRGTGGVNPLTTTYLNRLSDLLFVLARVANLAVGGDVLWQPGGGREERPERRRG from the coding sequence ATGGTCAACCTCACGAAGATCTACACCCGGACCGGTGACGAGGGGACCACCGCGCTCGGCGACTTCTCCCGCACCGCCAAGACCGACCCGCGGCTGGCGGCCTACGCCGACGCCAACGAGGCGAACGCGGCGATCGGGGTGGCCGTGGCCGGCGGCGGCCTGGACGAGGACGTCGTCGCCACCCTCACCCGGGTGCAGAACGACCTCTTCGACCTCGGCGCCGACCTGTCCACCCCGCTGCGCCAGGACCCGCCGCACCCGCCGCTGCGGGTGCGCCAGCAGTGGATCGACGAGCTCGAGGCCGACTGCGACCGCTACCTCGAGCGCCTCGAGCCGCTGCGCTCCTTCATCCTCCCCGGCGGCACCCCGGCCGCGGCGCAGCTGCACGTGGCGACGACCGTGGTCCGACGGGCCGAGCGGTCGGCGTGGGCGGCCCGTGAGGCCTACGGCACGGACGAGGCCGACGACCGGGGCACCGGCGGGGTCAACCCGCTGACGACGACCTATCTCAACCGGCTCTCGGACCTGCTCTTCGTGCTGGCCCGGGTCGCCAACCTGGCGGTCGGCGGCGACGTGCTGTGGCAGCCCGGCGGTGGGCGCGAGGAGCGGCCGGAGCGCCGCCGCGGCTGA
- a CDS encoding DUF2752 domain-containing protein produces the protein MSNPVPQQGYLAQAPVPPPADQGRAYSLPSRIVTLALAAVGSIGLVIAALWPVSSVDNGQSTCLLQMTTGLPCPGCGMTRSWVHLAHGDISGAFAYNAFGPLVMAATVAVVGYTAWALLRRRPPERFFDLIRPRPVLVLVGAWLAYSTWRIVSLSLGYDTFALVVS, from the coding sequence ATGAGCAACCCGGTCCCGCAGCAGGGCTACCTCGCCCAGGCGCCGGTGCCCCCGCCGGCCGACCAGGGGCGGGCGTACTCCCTGCCCTCCCGGATCGTCACCCTCGCGCTGGCCGCGGTGGGCTCGATCGGGCTGGTGATCGCCGCCCTGTGGCCGGTGAGCAGCGTCGACAACGGCCAGAGCACCTGCCTGCTGCAGATGACCACCGGGCTGCCCTGCCCCGGCTGCGGGATGACCCGCTCGTGGGTGCACCTCGCCCACGGAGACATCTCCGGGGCCTTCGCGTACAACGCCTTCGGACCGCTGGTCATGGCCGCCACGGTCGCGGTCGTCGGGTACACCGCCTGGGCGCTGCTGCGACGCCGCCCGCCCGAGCGCTTCTTCGACCTCATCCGGCCCCGGCCGGTGCTCGTCCTCGTCGGGGCCTGGCTGGCCTACTCGACCTGGCGGATCGTCAGCCTCTCCCTCGGGTACGACACCTTCGCGCTGGTCGTCTCCTGA